Part of the Methanobacterium paludis genome is shown below.
TGGAACTTATCATGATCCTAATGAGGGTCATGTGCCGGATGGTATACCAGTAACTTTCACAGGAACTCTCGGAAATCTTAACCAACCATCCACCACACTACTTAATGGCCAAGCAACATCATTATTCACAGCAAAAAGTGCAGTTACAGCTAAAGCTAGTATCACAGCAACAATCGATAACTACTCAGCTTCAACCCCGATCACAGTGAATTCGAGATCACCACCTACAGTAACTGTAGTTGACCCTGCAAATGGTGCAGTGAATGTGGCCATTAATAAGGTGATTAGAGTTACCTTTAATGAATCGATCATAAAAGGTACTGGTTGGATAGAGCTTGTAACTAGTAATGGTTCGGTTGTACCAAGTACATGGTCTATAAGTGGTAATGTGTTGACTGTAAATGTTAACAGCACTTTAACTCATGGAATTAAATATATGGTGCTTATCCATACAGGCAGTGTAACAGATCTAGCTGGTAACATTGTGGCTGGTTATGTGTCCCGTTTCACCACGAGCACTGATGTTACTGTACCTGCTGTTAGAAGTGTGGATCCTGCAAACAACGCTGTGAACGTAGCTGCAAATAAAGTGATTAAAGTCACATTTAAAGAAACAGTCAAAACAGGCACAGGTTGGATCGAGCTTGTAAATAATAATGGTACGATTGTACCAAGTACATGGTCTATCAATGGTAATATATTGACCGTAACACCCAACAGTACCTTAACTAAAGGAACTAAATATCTTTTGCTCGTTCATACAGGCAGTGTAACAGATCTAGCCGGTAACAACGTGAAAAGTTACGTATCCCGTTTCACTGTGGACACCGTTGCACCTACCGTGAAAGTTGTGGATCCTGCAAACAATGCTGTGAGCGTGGCAGTGAATAAGGTGATTAAGGTCACTTTCAGTGAATCAATCAAAGCAGGTACTGGTTGGATAGAACTCCAAAACAGTAATGGCACGGTTGTACCAAGTACATGGTCTATCAATGGTAATATATTGACCGTAACACCCAACAGTACCCTAACTAAAGGAACTAAATATCTTTTGCTCGTTCATACAGGCAGTGTAACGGATCTAGCCGGTAACAACATGAAAGGTTACGTATCCAGATTCACAACAGTTAGCCAATCAACCTCAATAATTCTAGGCAGTACAAGTTATGGTTACGTAGAAAAAGAGGTTTATGGAAATCAAAGTTCTAACCAGACTGTAGTTATTATAGTAGGCGTGCATCCAATGGAAAGTGGAATGCATACTGCAGTTTTTAATGCTTTAACAAGCAAGTCATCTAATCTCAGTAAAAGATACGTTATTTACAGGGTTCATGTAACTAAAGATGCCAGTGATTACAGTAAAGGCAGAATGAACGGACAATTATTGGCTCAAAAATTCGTAGTCCCTGATGTTTCCAGTGAAAATCCTATATTAGTTGTAGATGTCCACGAAGATCATTATAAATCAAGTGGTTATGCTTATTGTCGGTTTTTATATCCTATTTCAAGTGACGATAAAACCTTAAGCTATGCTAAAAAGATAACCGGTGCAATGTCGTTTTTAACGATATACAGCCCCCCAAATCCTACAAGTACACAATACGTTACGGTGCCTATTGCAAATAAAGGGATACCTACGCTGATCTATGAAACTTACGCATATGATTCATTGACCAAAAAAGCATCCGATGCAAACGCTTTTATTAACGCATTAGACAGGTTGTAGATACATTCATTACATCAGTTAAACTTTAGTCCTACAGGAGGATTTATTCTGCCCCTCAAAATGTATTTCTGGCTGCAAATGTCCTAAAAAACATTAAATCTTCATTTTTCTTTT
Proteins encoded:
- a CDS encoding Ig-like domain-containing protein; this translates as MKTGKNKQLLPQISLILLSVVVLFSFGVNAAAAADQSQIYVSTQGNNSWDGQSATWNGDMSGPKATITNATSTVATNGTVYIANGTYYESGININTNMTIIGENQQNTIINGTQSGNSIFIIASGLNVTINNLTLTQGQSNNGGAIYNNGTLTIANSTFNNNNATEFGGAICNQGGTLTVTNSTLNKNTAQLGGAICSRYGNVTLTSNIFNNNIAQLGGGAICNYEGNLTVANSTLSNNTANLTGGAIMNFGNLTVTNNTFTGNTAQTDCGGAICNGDGNITLTDNTFTGNTAQNGGGAIYIAEGNITVTNNTFNSNTASGGGAIWNYGTLNVTTSNFNNNTAENGGAIFNCGGIHVTSSTFKNNTATDTTTIYGSGGAIWNYGGDSTSRVVNFNWIVGNSPNNSEIYSTNGTIDATLNWWGSNVPSGFVAGNVTVTPWLVLNVTVDPITILNGGNSTVTVDLQHDSNGTYHDPNEGHVPDGIPVTFTGTLGNLNQPSTTLLNGQATSLFTAKSAVTAKASITATIDNYSASTPITVNSRSPPTVTVVDPANGAVNVAINKVIRVTFNESIIKGTGWIELVTSNGSVVPSTWSISGNVLTVNVNSTLTHGIKYMVLIHTGSVTDLAGNIVAGYVSRFTTSTDVTVPAVRSVDPANNAVNVAANKVIKVTFKETVKTGTGWIELVNNNGTIVPSTWSINGNILTVTPNSTLTKGTKYLLLVHTGSVTDLAGNNVKSYVSRFTVDTVAPTVKVVDPANNAVSVAVNKVIKVTFSESIKAGTGWIELQNSNGTVVPSTWSINGNILTVTPNSTLTKGTKYLLLVHTGSVTDLAGNNMKGYVSRFTTVSQSTSIILGSTSYGYVEKEVYGNQSSNQTVVIIVGVHPMESGMHTAVFNALTSKSSNLSKRYVIYRVHVTKDASDYSKGRMNGQLLAQKFVVPDVSSENPILVVDVHEDHYKSSGYAYCRFLYPISSDDKTLSYAKKITGAMSFLTIYSPPNPTSTQYVTVPIANKGIPTLIYETYAYDSLTKKASDANAFINALDRL